Genomic segment of Capra hircus breed San Clemente chromosome 13, ASM170441v1, whole genome shotgun sequence:
AGCAGAAAAAGAGGGGCTTTTATCATTCTTACTTGATAAAAAGTTGGCAACTGTAAGCAATTCTCTTCTATTTCCCCATTTTTAAGAACAATTTCCTGCTGTGTGGAATCCCAAAGATGAGCAATCCTAAATTCCATTATAATTTCCTGTCCTGGGTCCCCTGGGGTCTTCACCACACAAGAAAGTGAAGACACAATCAGCCTCCAACTCAACTACCTCAGGATATTTAGGAAGGTCAGTGAAAACGATTTCTCCCACCAGGATGGCCTGAAAGCCATCAAGATAGCCAGCaagcattaaaaagcaaaacaaaacaaaaagctggttCAGGTGAAGTAAATAGTTAAGGAGGTAAAAGCATGAATCACTCGATGATACAGGTCGTTTCAGTGCTTTTGAGGATCAACAATTATCCCTTCAGCATAAAATAAGCCTCTGCACCCTTTGTCCCAAGCCTTTAGAACACGGGTGTTTCTTCCACTTTACCTCTTTCCCtgaattaatgggcttccctggtggctcagatgataaagaacctgcctgtcagtgctgGAGATGTAACAAACacaggtgcgatccctgggtcgggaagatcccttggagaaggaaatggcaacccactccagtattcttgcctggagaattccatcgacagaggagcttggggtcacaaacagtcagacacaacaacaCAACACCTGAATTAATAGATGGTTTACAAAGGGttagccttttgatgaaagtgaaagaggggagtgaaaaagttggcttaaagctcaacattcagaaaacgaagatcatggcatctggtcccatcacttcatggcaaatagatggggaaacagtgtcagactttatcttcttgggctccaaaatcactgcagatggtgctgcagccaggaaattaaaagacgtttactccttggaattaaaattatgaccaacctagatagcatattcaaaagcaattattttgccaacaaaggtctagtcaaggctatggtttttccagtagtcatgtatggatgtgagagttggactgtgaagaaagctgagcaccgaagaattgatgcttttcaactgtggtgttggagaagacctttcagagtcccttgcactgcaaggagatccaaccagtccattctgaagatcagccctgggatttctttggaaggaatgaggctaaagctcaaactccagtactttggccacctcatgcgaagagttgactcattggaaaagactctgatgctgggagaggttgggggcaggaggagaaggggacgacagaggatgagatggctggatggcatcaccgactcgatgcacatgagtttgggtgaactctggcagttggtgatggacaaggaggcttggcatgctatgattcacggagtcgcaaagagctggacatgactgagcgactgaactgaacttaaaaggGCTGGAGGATGGAAATGACGGAAGAGGGGGACAAGAGGGGAAGAAATACAAATCATCTGGAAAGTTCCTTCTCCCAGAAAGGTCACTTTCAAACATTTAGACTttagggttaagaatctgctttggaAGTCAGGgtcactggttcaatccctggctctaGCTTGGGAAGACTCCTCGTGCCTCCGGGCCACTAAGCCTGAggcgctgcagctactgaaggccAGGAGCCCCAGAGTCCAGGCtccccaagagaagccaccacaaccaGGAGACCACACACCGCAGCTGCAGCAGCCCGACCTGCCACAGCCAGCGAAAGCCTGTGAGCGGGACACCCCCAGcacaatcaaaaattaaaaaaaaaatttaagactttCAAATGCACAGTTTGATACTTTTAAACACATTTGTGAGGTCTTACCCTTAATACCTCAATTGCAGCATGCACTTGAGGCAAATTTGCTTCCTTCTCCTCGTTTTGGCCATGTTTAGCTAATGCTCCATTTTCATTATTTAGAAATAGTTGAATCACAGCAAAGTAGTAAGGACCTGGggttttttgctatttttttttaatttaggggGAAATCTGAATTTTCATGGATACCAGGACCAAAGCAGGATCCCTAGACCAAAAGGAGTTGCTTCTCTCAGCATATTAGATGTTAATAGCTCTGAAAGCTAACAACTCACTTTCTGTGAAGAGAATTGCACATTTCTTGTAGTCGTTAACGATTTTGTTTGTAAACAAGGAAACAGAACTGAGGGAGTTTCCAGGACAGAGAATGATTATGCCACAAGAAGCATATGCTTTCTCCACCAGAAAAAGTGCCCCTTTAAATGACCATGGTTACCGAATCTATAAAATAAATGGGGCCGAGgggagaagaaagtgaagtcatgaaTTAGCCACTACGGTGTTTAGATCTTAATCGGAGACAGAGTCAGGgactgcctggtggtccagtgattagcgctgtactttccaatgcaggggggactcgttcgatccctggttggagagctaagaccccacatgccttgtggtcaaaaaacacaaaacatacaacaagagcaatattgtaacaaactcaataaaggctttaaacaTGGTTcacaatagattaaaaaaaaacaaacaaggtcAGAATCACAAACTTAGCCAAATATACCTCTTTGATGGATTCAAAATAGGCTTCTCCCAAACCCAGGAAAGAGCCTACAAATCAAGGTTCTGCCATTTTATAACTTCCAGCCACAAGCGTTCAAATGTCCTGGGGTAACCTGACGAGGgtggctgtggggagggggataaAATATACTCGCTGGAACCAAGGAAACTGCGACTCCCACTGAAATACTGTTGCTCTGTGTCCGTATTTGAAGACACACAGAAAACCCACCTTAGAAACTGCCCGCACCGGCCTTTCTTTGCACATTACTGGAGAATGATGAAGCAGGCCGTTGCACGAGTGCTCCCTGGGTTACGAACTGCCAAGAACCACTGTCTGGAAGGCGAAGGAGGCGCCCACCGCACGTGGCTTTGGCCCCACGTGCCTGCCTTCCTCAGTCTCAATAGACTGAACCAAGAGAATCCTGTGATCCAGAGTTGGGACCAATTTTTATGCCCATCTCATCTGGGACATAGCAAGCGTTCAATACGTCAGCCACCTCATTTTGCTTGTTTGGTTCAAAAAGCTGGAAGTAGCCTATCTGTGCTGTGTactcaagtcacttcagtcgtgctgcctctctgcgaccccatggactggagcccgccaggctcctctgcccgtggggttctccaggcaagaatactggagtgggttgccatgccctcctccaggggatcttcctgacccagcgtgtctcctgcgctgcaggcagattctttaccactgagacatcgCGGAAGCCCCTATCCTACTTAGTTGGGTGGAATTTCTCCCAAGGCAGCTGGAAATGATTGTCAGGAAAGGACTCTCAAGTGTGGAGCAGAAACTAAACAGAAAAATTTACATACACGCCtggtggtgaaaaaaaaaagaaccattcAAAATTTATTCTCCAACAGACAGACAGCATCAGCAGGTAAAAACTACAGGGGTTTCTCCGTAGATCATACATTCACAAGGCATTATTAAGCTTAACAAGTAAGAAAGCCTCTGGTCTATCTTCTGTAACAATATCCGCTTCACAGTGTAAACAGGTACTATCATTGTGTTCACTTACAATTCCAGAAGGAAAGGCACAActtggcaaaacaaaacaaaaaaattcgtGGGGGTGGGGAGTCCTAAACTCAGGTGCAATTACCAAGAGACAGACTTGAGAAGAGCCACAATCCACTCTTCCAAACAGAGGGGCCAAGACGTCTCACCCAGAAATGTGGGTCTTTCTCCTTGCTTGTTAAATCTTCAAGAGGAACGCTTCATCGTCTGCTTAATATCACATATACAAAAGGGGggattaagaagaagaaaaaaaagaatcacaacaTCTTGAACTTTCAGCTGCTCCCACCAATACATCAACTCTTAGGTTTACGATAGGGTCTAGAAACACTTCAGCGGTCATCCAATAGGAAAATAGAGACTATAGCTACAAAAATAACACATGAATGAGGTAGATAAATTAAAGCTTTCACATCCAGGACTCGCCTGTTCCAACTTGGTAGCCTTCATGCAatactcagaagaaaaaaaaaaaatcttcataattACTCGGCGTAAGTCACAATCAAGGAAATGTTGGTACAAATTAGTATAAGTTTTTAGTATATAATAAGAAAACATGCCCTTCCACGAGTTTGTTTCTTCAAGAATGGACACCGAGCTCTTCAACAGAGCAGGCACTGGTGGACTAAATTACATCACCTGAGATTCCCCTGCTCAGGTGGTCACCTCTCCTGGTTTTAGGAAGAAGGCGGCATCTGGAAGGGTAGAGAGGACCTTGGCACTCTTGAGGCTCCAACTGAACTGTATTTAAATAAGCAGCAACACACACATTGACTCTCTAAGGACTAAAATCAGTCCACTTGAGGGCATCCTACTTAAGGTTCCAAGGTTGAAAAACACTTTGGAATTCTACAACCTtggttttccaaaaaaaaaatacattcaaaaaaaaaaaagagaagtgggtGCAGGATTGGGAGAATACAAAAATGGGTCCCGAAACAGATGACAGACCACGTCCACTTACCCGAATCCAGTCCCCACAGAATCGAGCATACAGccgccccaccccctgccaccccccaaccccaagcAGGTGAAACAGGTGTCTTCTCCATGGTGGTTCAATACCTTCCAACTTGAAAGAGGTGACCATCTTTGGAAACAGTTACTCGAGGTTGTACAAAGGTTTTTATGTATATAGTTTGTTGCAAGTAACAAAACTACTTTGCAAGACCCGCTttcttccaaaatttaaaaaaatactagtaTTTGTTttagtaagaattttttttttccctctcttttttctttttttgcaaagcaGCATAGCAACATTGTGATTGTAAGAGGTGCCTGAGGTTGTGGTCACAACTGTAAACATTATTTGCACATCAGGAAGAAAACTGGAGGAGATGGGGgccttaaaaaagagagagagagaacaaaaaaaGATACAGTTCTCTAGAGAGGTCACTGCGTGCACTGCTCCTCGGAGGCGCGTCCTCCTGCGGCTTAGCTGACTGCGATCTTGTTTTCTTCCAGGAGGTGCGGGAACTGGTGTTTGGGGACGTTGTCGGCCGTCCCTGGCTTCTCCACCTCGGCACCAGCGGCAGACTGGGAGCCGTCGATCTTGGAGGCAGCCGTGTTATTCACCACGGAGCTGGCCCCCAGGGACACAGGGAGGGTGGGGATGCCACCACTCTGAATTACGGAGATCTCGTTGGTCTTCATGGCCAGACCACCGTTGAGCATGGTGGCGTACTGGTTCCACACGACGGGGTCCACGTTCACCGAAGGGGCCATGATTTCCTTGGGAAACATCTCGGGGACCCTCTTTCCGTCCGTTCCTAACAGAGCCATGGTGTTCTCGATGGCTAGCTTCCTGCCACGGCGTGCTGAGCTGTTGTTGGCCCCGTGTGTCATGTAATGGACCTGTGGGAAGAGGGACAGAAAGGTTTCCACCAAAACAGAGGTTTTTGCATGTAGGCCAATCAAAGTCAAGTCTGCCCACAGGTGCGGCCCATCGaaacttctattttaaaattagatttcggagaattccttggtggtccagtggttatggcTCCATGCTCCCGCTGCGAGGGGCCCAGGTTAAAACCCTgtatcagggaactaggatctcacaaGCTGCAGAGAGCAGCCAGGAGagaaattagattaaaaaatcCAGATTATCTATTCTCTTGGCGGGGGATGGCGGGGGGTCGACAATCAGACCATCTGGCAACAATGGGCCCACATTCCTCCCTAGAGGCAACGTTGGGGACGCACACACCAAGTTTCCCCATTCACTATTCTGCACTTCTGTCAACACCTACTAGGGAGTATAGTGTTGTTTTGAGTGCTAGGGTTACGACGTGTTAACACACACACCTACAGAGGTAACAAATGGTATGGAACCGAAGGCATACAGACACTGAGCGCAGATGAAATGGGAAAATATGTGAGAGCAGGAGCTTACATCAGTGTCAACGCCCTGGTTACGACTGATTCTatgcacacatgctaagtcaattcagttgtgtccaactctttgcaaccaaccccatggactgcagccctccaggctcctctgtccaggggattctccaggcgagaatactggagtgggctgccatgccccgctgcaggggatctgcccgacccagagatcgaacccaggtctcctgtaccatttcctgcactggcaggtgggttcttcaccaccagtgccacctgagaagcccattcaTTCTACAGCTGCGCAAAATTAAAATTCTACCACCGGGAGAAGCTAGAAAAGTGTGTGAGCATCTCCGTGCAACTTCCCCCTTTGTGGGAACTGACCCATGTAAAACATTTGAgttataaaaattaagttttgaACAAAACAGACCCTGCCCTGATGGAGCTGACATTACCTAGATACATCGTGTCAACAGGAGCAATCACTGCTGAGGAAAAAATTAGCCTAGCTGGGAAGGTTACACAAGCCACCAAGAATGAATGTTGTTTCATCTACGGTGGCAAGCAAGACAGGGACTCTTCTGAAGAGCAAAGATAATCTACTACCTCCTGCTTCTTCAACCTGGCCTCCTTTCTGCCATTATTTTCCCAGTTTGGCTTTTGAGTTTTCAaatcccttttttaaaataaaaagctgaagACCATGGTAGGTAGTCCAGTCTAAAAGCTCAAGACAAACCCATAATggatttatcaattttatattaCAAACATGACAATCACCATCTACGGTTCCAGATCTGCAGGATTTTATGAAGGCAACTAACATCCTAACTTCAGAGATGCTGTAATGTGAAGAagcctgtttcctttttcttttttccattgcaCTGCAGAgctggcaggatcttagttccccaacctagGCTTCAACCTGGGgcccagcagtggaagcatgcAGTCCTATCcactattcctttttaaaaaatactatttccaatacagtattgtaaagtaaaataaagtaaaaataaaaattaaaaaaaaaatactatttcaagAGCCAGTTTTGACATGGCACGATGTAATATCCCACTTGGCCCTGATGGAAGGATTTATTAGGGATGAACGTCACTGCTTAACACcgagctccccccaccccccagctgaaGCCTTAAGGAAGCTCACCTTCAAGTTGCCTTTGGTGGTGAAAGCGCGGCCACATATGTTGCATACAAAGGGCTTCTCACCGGTGTGAGTCCGCTCGTGGATCTGAAGCGCGCTGGCCGACGAGAAGTTCTTCCCGCACCTCGTGCAGCCGTGTTGCTTGGCCTGTCGGCGGGGCTGGGCTGCTAACAGAGGCGTCATACCTGGGGACATGGTCGCGGGACCCACAAACCCACCAGGAACTTCAACTTTGACATAGGTTGGCTGGGCTCGGATAAATGTCGATGGAACACTGCTCCGACCTGCGcacaggggaaagaaaaaaaaaaaaaacacttttatcaTCACGTCATCATTCATTCTTCAAACCAAGAAAGGAGTTTTGACCACCACTGCCCCGACGTTTCAGAGTCTGGAAACACCTTTCAGGAAATTTACACACTGGAAGCAGCTTTCTTATTTAGCTACACAGAGAATGACGActccaaaaatttaaaagaattttcctATTGGGTGAGCCAAAAAATTCGTTCCGGTTTCCCCAAAACAGGAGGTGGAAAAGCCCGAACAGAGTctctggccaacccagtattttggATTTTAAAAGGTATCGGCATCAGAAACACATGCAACGCAATTCCAAGTTCAATCCCCACATCAAGTTACTTTTAAAGTCTGCTCTGACACCATCTTTCTGATTCTACAAAGGTGTCCCCTCCATTTGACCATTAATGCCATCAACAGGCATTCCACAATTTAAAATAGGTTAcattctcttttctccctcaAGAATTACCCATCTGTGACTCTTACATTAGGGAGCGGGATCTCTGAATCATGGAACTATGAATTATCTCACTGGTGTCCACTTCCTGAAATATTCTTTTGGGATAGCATTAACTCAAAAGAATCCCCGTGTGGCCACCAAGGACCTCCAACACAAAAATCAAAACCGAGCAAAGTACACTGTCCTAAGTAAGAGCACGTCAGGACTATGACAGAGGTAGTCACTAATTGCCCTACGGAGGAGCTAGTTCACTCTCCATCGGTCAAGGTCACCCTGGTTCCTTCCGGATGACCTCGAGCCCAGAATGGACCTAAGTGAAATCCAAAGCTCTATCACCTTCCATCTCAGTGCGGCTGCTCTCCGAGCCGTCCCCTTTGCCGTCGGCGTCCGGAGACTTGGACTTGACGCTCTCCGCCTGGCTATGGGCCGGCGAGACCGCCTGGAAGGACGTGCTCTCCAGGACGTCTGGGCTTCGGCTGGCGCACTCGGGGTCGCCCATAACCGAGGAGGCGTCGTCGTTGGTCAGGCCGTCACTCTCCGCGGACCCGTTTTCTCGGCTTCCCTGCCGCTGCAGGACGAGCGCGGCGAGCCCCGCCTTCACCGGGACATCCAGCGAAGCCGCCGCGGCCAGCCCCGGGGTAGGGGACGCCGCGTGGACGCCGGCGAGGGGCCCGGGGCCCCTCAAGGAGCTGCTGGGGGCCTCCTGGGGGCAGGCTTCGTCTACGTCGAAGGCTTGCATGACCCCGTCGTGAGCGGGCGCGCCGGGGCTGCCGTCCCCCCCGGCCGCCGAGGGCTCGGGCCCCGCGAGCTCGCAGGGGCTCTCGGGCAGAGGCGCGTTGGGGATCTGGCCGCCCATGTGCATACGGATGTGCTGCTGCAGCAGGACCGCGTTGGTGAACTTCTTCTGGCAGATGGGGCAGGAGTGCTGCGTCCTCACCGACGCGCTGGCGCGGTGCACCCCCAGGTGCGTCTTCAGGTTGCCTTTGGTGGAGAAGGCGCGGCCGCAGACCTTGCACGGGAAGGGCCTCTCCCCGGTGTGCGTGCGGTAGTGCATCTTGAGTGAGCTCTGGCAGCTGAGGACGCGGTGGCAGATGAGACACTCGTTGGGGTCGGCGGTGGCCTTGTCTATGTTCTCCACCAGCCGCTGCAGCTTCAGGGTCTCCGACCCCGGCTCGGGCGGcccaccccctgggaagcctccgACCCTGGGGGAGGGATGGGTCGGCCCCACCCCGGGCAGGATGGAGCCATCCTCGCTTTCCGGAGACAGCCCGGGCTGCAGGTCGCCGGGCAATGGGCCCCCTCTGACGTCCTTGGGGTGAGGCCCCGAGGGGAGATTCTGAACTAGCCCTAGGACACTGGGGGTCCCCGCCGCGAGCGCGGGTTTGCTGTCTAGGGAGAGCCCGGCTTCCTCgaggggggcggggccggccAGCGCGAAGGGGAGGCCGCCGCCCACCGCCGTCTTGTCGTGGAAGTCGGCCAACAGCTGGGGGTTAGCCTTCACCTGGGGGTGCCGGTGGAAGTGCACCTTGAGGTTGCCCTTGGTGGTGAAGCGGTGGCCGCACACGGAGCACACGAAGGGCCTCTCTCCGGTGTGGGAGCGCAGGTGGATCTGCAAGGAGCTATCAGTCCCAAAAACCTTGCTACAGTACTTACACTTGTGCCGGCAGAGAGCCTCGTCCTTGAGTTTGACCTCCACCGGGGAGACACTCGGTggcttcccttttcctttcttggACGGGTCTAAGGCCACCGCGGAGAAGGGGCTCTGGAAGAGCACAGAGCCCGGGGCCTGGGGGAGCAGCGCCCCGGGGAGGCGCGACAGGACGCCGGGGAGCACCCGGGTGGCGTCCGGCTTCAGCGCGAAGGGCGGCAGCCCCGGGGAGGCGGAGCCGCCGGCGGAAGGGACGTTGGCGTGAGGTAGCTTGGCGGGCTTCAGGGCGTCCAGGGGCAGCCCGGCGCTCCCCGCCTTCTGGCTGAGCAGGGCCACGGCCGCCGACACCTGCTGCGACACGTGGCCCCCGAGCGTCTTCAGCGAGTCGGCCGCGTGGCCGGCGTGGAGGGCGTGCGAGGCCCACATGTTCACCTGCACCCGGATCTGCTCCGTGAGCTGgatctgctgcagctgctgctgctggaggcaCAGGATCTGCTCGAGGACCCAGGGCAGGCTGCCGGCGCTGGGCAGGGGCGCCGGGGGCGCGTCGGCGCTGCGCTGGTTCACCGCCACCTTGGTGCCGCGCAGCGCCTGAAGCGTGACGTTGGTGTTGGCCACCTTGCCTTTGGGTAAGTAGCTTATGTCCTGCGGCGCGGGCGGCAGGGCGGCCTCTGTCTTCAGATACAGAACAGACTCCGCCCCTGGCTTCTCCCTCGCGTCCCCGGGGGCCCCTCCGCCGCTGCCATCGTCCCGGTGGCCCTCCCTCCGGCCCGGGCTCGGCGGCTGCGAGCTGAGCACAGTCCCCGACAAGTCTTCGGACGACATTGGTCCCTCACTGTCCTTCAAGATGAGCACGGGGGGCGTTTTAGTGCAATTTTTCTTGTGGTCCAAGAACTCCGAGAAGCTGAAGAACTCCGCACAGCATTTCTCGCAGATGTGGGTCTCCTCCCGCCGGGGCCGCTTTATCCCTGCTCCGTCCCCATTCAGCTCGTCGTTGCCACTGCCACCGCCGCCACCAAGATAGTTCATTGGAGCACCtgtgaggagagggaaggagatgaGAATTCCACCCTAGGAAGGACACAGGGCGGTCTCTGGCGGGGGGAGAACCACAACTCACAATTCAGAGGTCTTCATGATCTGTGTCCTAACAAGGAGACCATGGAATGAGGGTCTCAGTGAGCCAACCATTTATGTAGTGGGTGGAATCATAACCCCTCCGAATATCCAATCCTAACCCGTTCCCCTGTGCACGTGGTCTTCTTGTCGGGGCTGGGGGGGAGGCTCTGTACAACTGTTAATTATAGAGTGGAGCCCAAGCCCAGTGCCTGGT
This window contains:
- the SALL4 gene encoding sal-like protein 4; this encodes MSRRKQAKPQHINSEEDQGERQPQQPAPECADAAPAAPAAGAPGAPMNYLGGGGGSGNDELNGDGAGIKRPRREETHICEKCCAEFFSFSEFLDHKKNCTKTPPVLILKDSEGPMSSEDLSGTVLSSQPPSPGRREGHRDDGSGGGAPGDAREKPGAESVLYLKTEAALPPAPQDISYLPKGKVANTNVTLQALRGTKVAVNQRSADAPPAPLPSAGSLPWVLEQILCLQQQQLQQIQLTEQIRVQVNMWASHALHAGHAADSLKTLGGHVSQQVSAAVALLSQKAGSAGLPLDALKPAKLPHANVPSAGGSASPGLPPFALKPDATRVLPGVLSRLPGALLPQAPGSVLFQSPFSAVALDPSKKGKGKPPSVSPVEVKLKDEALCRHKCKYCSKVFGTDSSLQIHLRSHTGERPFVCSVCGHRFTTKGNLKVHFHRHPQVKANPQLLADFHDKTAVGGGLPFALAGPAPLEEAGLSLDSKPALAAGTPSVLGLVQNLPSGPHPKDVRGGPLPGDLQPGLSPESEDGSILPGVGPTHPSPRVGGFPGGGPPEPGSETLKLQRLVENIDKATADPNECLICHRVLSCQSSLKMHYRTHTGERPFPCKVCGRAFSTKGNLKTHLGVHRASASVRTQHSCPICQKKFTNAVLLQQHIRMHMGGQIPNAPLPESPCELAGPEPSAAGGDGSPGAPAHDGVMQAFDVDEACPQEAPSSSLRGPGPLAGVHAASPTPGLAAAASLDVPVKAGLAALVLQRQGSRENGSAESDGLTNDDASSVMGDPECASRSPDVLESTSFQAVSPAHSQAESVKSKSPDADGKGDGSESSRTEMEGRSSVPSTFIRAQPTYVKVEVPGGFVGPATMSPGMTPLLAAQPRRQAKQHGCTRCGKNFSSASALQIHERTHTGEKPFVCNICGRAFTTKGNLKVHYMTHGANNSSARRGRKLAIENTMALLGTDGKRVPEMFPKEIMAPSVNVDPVVWNQYATMLNGGLAMKTNEISVIQSGGIPTLPVSLGASSVVNNTAASKIDGSQSAAGAEVEKPGTADNVPKHQFPHLLEENKIAVS